A genomic segment from Truepera sp. encodes:
- a CDS encoding COX15/CtaA family protein has protein sequence MNLRSLHLAWAALIGNGVVILQGAVVRSTGSGAGCGSHWPTCNGQVVPLDPSAGTIIEFSHRLLSAGVLILGAWLLTRALRTRRENPGLAAYAGFGFALVVLEALIGAATVLLGMTGDNTSVARGVWVASHLVNSLLLIGALAATVVYAGREPPAYPLRLRAQGSLASVTGLGLGLMLLLMFTGGIAAMGNTIFPPESLAAGLRADLDPSSHLLIRLRLLHPLIAITVGTYLFVALGMAWWLKAVPAARRTSKALLGVYLTQVAVGILNLALLAPAVLQLIHLALAVTAYALLSATTVQLLGGRSAALGSSAKRGAVLESART, from the coding sequence GTGAATCTGCGCAGTCTGCACCTTGCCTGGGCGGCTTTGATAGGTAACGGTGTCGTCATCTTGCAGGGCGCCGTGGTGCGTAGCACCGGCTCGGGCGCCGGCTGCGGCAGCCACTGGCCCACGTGCAACGGCCAGGTCGTGCCGCTCGACCCATCTGCCGGCACGATCATCGAGTTCAGCCACCGCCTCCTGTCGGCTGGTGTCCTCATCCTCGGGGCGTGGCTCCTGACGAGGGCCCTGAGGACCCGCCGCGAGAACCCGGGGCTCGCGGCCTACGCGGGCTTCGGCTTCGCTCTCGTGGTGCTGGAGGCGCTCATCGGCGCGGCGACGGTCCTGCTCGGCATGACCGGTGACAACACCAGCGTCGCGCGTGGTGTGTGGGTGGCTTCCCACCTCGTCAACTCCCTGCTGTTGATCGGGGCCCTCGCCGCCACGGTCGTCTACGCCGGCCGAGAACCGCCGGCGTACCCCTTGCGCTTACGCGCGCAAGGCAGTCTGGCGAGCGTGACCGGGCTGGGCCTTGGCCTCATGCTGCTCCTCATGTTCACGGGCGGGATCGCGGCGATGGGCAACACCATCTTTCCACCCGAATCGCTCGCCGCCGGGCTACGCGCCGATCTCGACCCGAGCTCGCACCTCCTCATCCGCCTTCGCCTATTGCATCCGCTCATAGCGATAACCGTGGGGACCTATCTCTTCGTCGCCCTGGGGATGGCGTGGTGGCTGAAGGCGGTGCCCGCCGCCAGGCGCACCTCCAAAGCGCTCCTCGGCGTGTACCTCACCCAGGTCGCAGTGGGTATCCTTAACCTAGCGCTGCTCGCACCCGCGGTGCTGCAGCTCATCCACCTCGCGCTGGCGGTCACGGCTTACGCCCTGCTGTCGGCGACGACGGTTCAGCTTCTAGGCGGGCGCTCCGCGGCGCTCGGGTCGAGCGCCAAACGTGGCGCAGTACTGGAGAGCGCAAGAACGTGA
- a CDS encoding tetratricopeptide repeat protein, whose translation MISFRLTSTTLLRYAVTALLVAFASGAFAQDAEPATLDAATLIENGAFYLDRGDCALAQFFYQEALRTEPKNAAGLVGKGRALACQGAYPAAIEAFQAAQAADPNFVDAHIYLAIAYQNQYQSDPTAYSGRLADALDSIQRAERLKPDDWRVQNTKGVIQYLLGDLASARTTLERASTLVAADTSSAPLAANEKSTVQVNLGRVYRDLDELELAQQAFRRAVVLDPSNATAHNNLGNIAFRLGDCATAEYELSQAASLSPDSVSAVSQLGIALFECGDVAGSVPKLEAAIALDGAVFLPPLYTYLARAYMSVGRVDDAVKYAQYGALLPPPSADAYYWLGKAYQRRGASGDTDNAKRAFERALELDPNYADARKELGQ comes from the coding sequence TTGATCAGCTTCAGGCTCACAAGCACCACTCTGTTGAGGTACGCGGTCACCGCGCTGCTGGTGGCATTCGCGAGCGGGGCGTTCGCGCAGGACGCCGAACCCGCCACGCTCGACGCCGCCACGTTGATCGAGAACGGTGCCTTCTACCTCGACCGTGGCGATTGCGCGCTAGCGCAGTTCTTCTACCAGGAGGCTCTGCGCACCGAGCCCAAGAACGCCGCGGGGCTCGTGGGCAAGGGCCGCGCCCTGGCGTGCCAGGGGGCGTACCCGGCCGCCATCGAGGCGTTCCAGGCCGCCCAGGCGGCCGACCCGAACTTCGTTGACGCCCACATCTACTTGGCGATCGCCTACCAGAACCAGTACCAGTCCGATCCGACCGCCTACTCCGGCCGGCTCGCCGATGCCCTCGACAGCATCCAGCGCGCCGAACGCCTCAAGCCGGACGACTGGCGGGTTCAGAACACCAAGGGCGTGATCCAGTACCTGCTCGGCGACCTCGCGTCGGCCCGCACGACGCTCGAGCGCGCCTCCACCCTCGTGGCCGCCGACACCTCTAGCGCGCCCCTTGCCGCCAACGAGAAGAGCACGGTTCAGGTCAACCTCGGGCGCGTCTACCGCGACCTCGACGAGCTCGAGCTGGCCCAACAGGCCTTCCGGCGCGCCGTCGTCCTCGACCCGTCCAATGCCACCGCGCACAACAACCTTGGCAACATCGCCTTCCGGCTTGGCGACTGCGCCACCGCCGAGTACGAGCTATCGCAGGCGGCCAGCCTCTCCCCGGACTCGGTCTCGGCCGTGTCTCAACTAGGCATCGCGCTCTTCGAGTGTGGCGACGTGGCCGGCAGCGTGCCGAAGCTCGAGGCAGCCATCGCCCTCGACGGTGCCGTGTTCCTTCCGCCCCTTTACACCTACCTGGCCCGCGCCTACATGAGCGTCGGCCGCGTGGACGACGCCGTCAAGTACGCCCAGTACGGCGCGCTGCTACCGCCCCCGAGCGCCGACGCCTACTACTGGCTCGGCAAGGCCTACCAGCGCCGCGGCGCCAGCGGCGACACCGACAACGCCAAGCGTGCCTTCGAGCGGGCCCTCGAGCTCGACCCGAACTACGCCGACGCCCGCAAGGAACTCGGCCAGTAG